In Anaerolineales bacterium, the following proteins share a genomic window:
- a CDS encoding response regulator transcription factor has product MPKTILVLEDEEMLYQLVHDLLHFEGYQVHRLTDFNNLSGELRANPADAIVADVNLRGANGMDLVEALRRQPDFNNVYVLLTSGIDYGEEALQRGADDFLQKPYMPDELVNLLASRLAEGS; this is encoded by the coding sequence ATGCCTAAAACCATCCTGGTGCTCGAGGACGAAGAGATGCTCTACCAGTTGGTGCACGATCTGCTGCACTTTGAGGGCTACCAGGTCCACCGGCTGACCGATTTCAACAATCTCAGCGGCGAGCTGCGCGCCAACCCGGCGGATGCGATCGTGGCTGATGTGAATTTGCGCGGCGCAAATGGCATGGACTTGGTCGAAGCGCTGCGCCGCCAGCCTGATTTCAACAATGTGTATGTTCTGCTCACCTCGGGCATCGATTATGGCGAAGAGGCGTTGCAACGCGGCGCCGATGATTTCCTGCAGAAACCGTATATGCCCGATGAGTTGGTGAATTTGCTGGCCAGTCGCCTGGCCGAGGGGAGCTGA
- the lon gene encoding endopeptidase La — MEAEDSHALHELIFKPTITKIAKDSKGKAGRSGSEGEDGLPEIPDELPILPLRGLVVYPQTGVPLTIGQPRSIRLVDEAVAGNRLVGLVTSRDPEKENPGPEDLYPVGTVASVHRLFRAPDGTIRLLVQGLARFRLGEFTATKPYLKAKISLAPEFEEDGLEVEALARSARSQFQRIAELLGTIPQELVSSIMDLENPLQTTYLVANFQRMELAQSQELLELDSLRDKLRKLVEFLTHEIEVLEVGQRIQDKARSEIEGMQRDYFLREQLKAIQRELGETDEVAAEVEELRKKIDDAQMPEEADKQARRELERLSKLSTASAEYGVIRSYLDWLIAIPWAKTTADNLEIAHARKVLDQDHYGLKDVKDRILEFLAVRKLRTERKAELSKRARREQSIRREREGVILCFVGPPGVGKTSLGRSIARALEREFVRISLGGVRDEAEIRGHRRTYIGALPGRIVQGLRRSGTRNPVFMLDEVDKLGNDFRGDPASALLEVLDPEQNSEFRDHYIEVALDLSQVMFITTANSLDTIPGPLRDRMEIIRLSSYTEGDKLEIAKHYLIPRQLSENGLRKNEVKFSNGAIRQIIRAYTREAGVRNLERQIGAVCRKLVTRIAEGTAKTPVRVTPERVREHLGPQRFYRMEEIASRTSLPGVVTGLSWTPTGGDVLFIEATRMPGGKGFQLSGQLGEVMQESARAALSYVRSRAKQLGIEPDFFQTTDLHLHVPAGAQPKDGPSAGVTMVTALVSLLTGTPIKPHVGMTGEITLRGQVMPVGGIKEKVLAAHRAGLKTIIMPARNEIDLEELPKEVRAKLDFKFVKTMDEVLGYALASKPAAKAAKPKAAAKAKPGGNGQAGNGHKPSKTTRRKGATAGRGSHA; from the coding sequence ATGGAGGCAGAAGACAGCCATGCCCTGCATGAGTTGATCTTTAAGCCCACCATCACCAAGATCGCCAAAGACAGCAAGGGCAAGGCCGGGCGCTCGGGCAGCGAAGGCGAAGACGGGTTGCCTGAGATCCCCGATGAGCTGCCGATCCTGCCGTTGCGTGGCTTGGTGGTCTATCCGCAAACCGGCGTGCCGCTCACCATCGGCCAGCCGCGCTCCATCCGCCTGGTGGATGAGGCCGTGGCTGGCAACCGCCTGGTGGGCCTGGTCACCTCGCGCGATCCGGAGAAGGAGAACCCGGGGCCGGAGGATCTGTACCCGGTGGGCACGGTGGCTTCGGTGCACCGTTTGTTCCGTGCCCCGGATGGCACCATTCGCCTGCTGGTGCAGGGTTTGGCGCGCTTCCGCCTGGGCGAATTCACCGCCACCAAGCCCTACCTCAAAGCCAAGATCAGCCTGGCCCCAGAGTTCGAAGAAGATGGGCTGGAAGTGGAAGCGCTGGCGCGCAGCGCCCGCAGCCAATTCCAGCGCATCGCCGAGCTGCTCGGCACCATTCCGCAGGAGCTGGTCTCCAGCATTATGGATCTGGAGAACCCGCTGCAGACCACCTACCTGGTGGCCAATTTCCAACGCATGGAGTTGGCCCAGTCGCAGGAGCTGCTGGAGCTGGACTCGTTGCGCGACAAGCTGCGCAAACTGGTCGAATTCCTCACGCATGAGATCGAAGTGCTCGAAGTGGGCCAGCGTATTCAAGATAAGGCGCGCTCGGAAATCGAGGGCATGCAGCGCGATTACTTCCTGCGCGAGCAACTCAAAGCGATCCAGCGCGAATTGGGCGAGACCGACGAAGTAGCCGCTGAGGTGGAGGAGCTGCGTAAGAAGATCGACGACGCGCAGATGCCTGAAGAGGCCGATAAACAGGCGCGCCGTGAGCTGGAGCGCCTCTCCAAGCTCAGCACGGCCTCGGCCGAGTATGGCGTCATCCGCAGCTATCTGGATTGGCTCATCGCCATCCCCTGGGCCAAGACCACGGCAGATAACCTGGAGATCGCCCACGCCCGCAAAGTGCTCGATCAGGATCACTATGGCCTCAAAGACGTCAAAGATCGTATCCTGGAGTTTTTGGCGGTGCGCAAACTGCGCACCGAGCGCAAGGCCGAGCTGAGCAAGCGTGCCCGCCGTGAGCAAAGCATCCGCCGGGAGCGCGAAGGCGTGATCCTGTGCTTCGTTGGCCCGCCCGGCGTCGGCAAGACTTCGCTGGGGCGCTCGATCGCCCGCGCCTTGGAGCGCGAGTTCGTGCGCATCTCGCTGGGCGGCGTGCGCGACGAGGCCGAGATCCGCGGCCACCGGCGCACCTACATCGGCGCGCTGCCCGGGCGCATTGTGCAGGGGCTGCGCCGCAGCGGGACGCGCAATCCGGTCTTCATGCTCGACGAGGTGGATAAGCTCGGCAATGATTTCCGCGGCGATCCTGCCTCGGCCCTGCTGGAGGTGCTGGATCCGGAGCAGAACAGCGAATTTCGCGATCATTACATCGAAGTGGCGCTCGATCTCTCGCAGGTGATGTTCATCACCACCGCCAACTCGCTCGATACCATCCCCGGCCCGCTGCGTGACCGCATGGAAATCATCCGCCTGAGCAGCTATACCGAGGGCGACAAGTTGGAGATCGCCAAGCATTACCTGATCCCGCGCCAACTGAGCGAGAACGGCCTGCGCAAGAACGAGGTTAAGTTCAGCAATGGGGCCATTCGCCAGATCATCCGCGCCTACACCCGCGAGGCCGGCGTGCGCAACCTGGAGCGCCAGATCGGCGCGGTATGCCGCAAGCTGGTGACGCGCATCGCCGAAGGCACGGCCAAAACCCCGGTGCGCGTCACACCCGAGCGGGTGCGCGAGCACCTCGGCCCGCAGCGCTTCTATCGCATGGAAGAGATCGCCAGCCGCACCTCGTTGCCCGGCGTGGTGACCGGCCTGTCGTGGACGCCCACCGGCGGCGATGTGCTCTTTATTGAGGCCACGCGCATGCCCGGCGGCAAAGGCTTCCAGCTTTCCGGCCAGTTGGGCGAGGTGATGCAAGAATCGGCTCGCGCCGCCCTCTCGTATGTGCGCTCACGCGCCAAGCAGCTCGGCATTGAGCCTGATTTCTTCCAAACCACCGATCTGCACTTGCATGTGCCCGCCGGCGCTCAACCCAAGGATGGCCCATCGGCTGGCGTCACCATGGTGACCGCATTGGTCTCGTTGCTTACCGGCACGCCGATCAAGCCGCATGTCGGCATGACCGGTGAGATCACGCTGCGCGGCCAGGTGATGCCAGTGGGCGGCATCAAAGAGAAGGTGTTGGCCGCCCACCGCGCCGGCCTCAAGACGATCATCATGCCGGCCCGCAACGAGATTGACCTGGAAGAGCTGCCCAAAGAGGTGCGCGCCAAGCTGGACTTTAAATTCGTCAAGACGATGGATGAAGTCTTGGGCTACGCCCTGGCCAGCAAACCCGCCGCCAAGGCCGCCAAACCGAAAGCTGCGGCCAAAGCCAAGCCGGGCGGCAACGGGCAGGCCGGCAACGGCCACAAGCCATCCAAAACCACGCGCCGCAAAGGCGCCACTGCTGGGCGCGGCTCGCATGCCTAA
- a CDS encoding Hsp20/alpha crystallin family protein, which produces MHETELDNLTARSAWEDSQEVHFRLITAFSRQWAARPHLWRPPTDLLETAQAYLVRVEVAGMQEGELSIAIEGREMAIYGVRQLPASQPAHEAAYHQMEVRFGEFLSALQLPGPVDSEHIAANYRDGFLIVTLPKERAS; this is translated from the coding sequence ATGCACGAAACTGAACTGGACAATTTAACGGCTCGCTCCGCCTGGGAAGACTCTCAGGAGGTGCACTTCCGCCTGATCACCGCCTTCTCACGCCAGTGGGCGGCGCGGCCACACCTGTGGCGCCCGCCCACTGACCTGCTTGAGACTGCGCAAGCCTACCTGGTGCGCGTCGAGGTGGCCGGTATGCAGGAGGGCGAATTGAGCATTGCCATCGAGGGGCGCGAGATGGCTATTTATGGTGTGCGCCAACTGCCCGCCAGCCAGCCGGCACACGAAGCCGCCTACCACCAGATGGAAGTGCGCTTCGGCGAATTTCTGAGCGCTTTGCAGCTGCCCGGACCGGTGGATAGTGAGCACATCGCCGCCAACTACCGTGATGGATTTTTGATCGTGACCCTACCGAAAGAGAGAGCATCCTAA
- the tpx gene encoding thiol peroxidase, which translates to MMERIGLLQLAGQDVTIVGPDIEVGQQAPAFTLRAKDWSVVDVLQATEGKVRIIAAVPSLSTGVCETETKRFNEEAAALDPDIAIVTVSTDLPFTLNNWCAANGIERVTLYSDAYDTNFGEAYGTLIKERRILRRAVFVVDRAGKVVYADYMKALGDQPDYASVLAAAQAALGV; encoded by the coding sequence ATGATGGAACGCATCGGTTTATTGCAACTGGCTGGGCAGGACGTAACGATTGTAGGCCCCGATATTGAAGTGGGCCAGCAGGCGCCGGCATTTACGCTGCGCGCCAAGGATTGGTCGGTAGTGGATGTACTCCAGGCTACCGAAGGCAAAGTGCGTATTATTGCCGCCGTGCCTTCGCTGTCTACGGGTGTCTGCGAGACCGAAACCAAGCGCTTCAACGAAGAAGCCGCTGCCCTTGACCCCGACATTGCAATTGTGACCGTGAGCACCGATCTGCCGTTCACCCTCAACAACTGGTGCGCCGCCAACGGCATCGAACGCGTCACCCTGTATTCGGACGCTTACGATACCAATTTTGGTGAAGCCTACGGTACGCTGATCAAAGAGCGCCGTATCCTGCGCCGCGCCGTATTTGTGGTGGACCGCGCCGGCAAGGTAGTCTACGCAGACTACATGAAGGCCCTGGGTGACCAGCCGGACTACGCCAGCGTGCTGGCGGCGGCGCAGGCTGCGCTCGGCGTCTAA